One stretch of Pomacea canaliculata isolate SZHN2017 linkage group LG1, ASM307304v1, whole genome shotgun sequence DNA includes these proteins:
- the LOC112564766 gene encoding AN1-type zinc finger protein 4-like isoform X1 has translation MEMKQGLGLNSLVRMELYIETLTGTAFELRVSPFETVMSVKAKIQRLEGIPISHQHLIWQSIELEDDYCLHDYQIHNGATLKLVLALRGGPINTRRIPVEDTALREMAEYMEANKDEILDKLPDNRNVTLLVFREGDQLNFFRVVDRGDGTLTPLSETLSTSVYNLNEEEEEEEVHTKEKVEENDKMKEKLDQLRINMEKMSLTRKKRPKPPSSGRTSHSGTHLRLRHLSSGGHSFSNTFNKNACLPPVGQTFPSASTTTLTTSSAVAASSAAAAFSTYSAAAEKLAEAAAAAAGGEGRDKSSSAPSLLLTTVNARHPSPSTEDATGEAGDLSQTSELPRPKSDLLECKTGSPVAFSRKDLHTLASTSESLLTHKNSMGDGGLLETLGEVLKRSPLTARKDMTVSGLRADGFSRPTTSSRFPGVDRRKEIALENLTTGEARTMSGILRQASIEKLGTSHMGTIVSSASKSRLSNYCIQEAHIPTPEGRIMSGTTRLRMSASREGRIMTSSHRLPPVKAKKKASKRCYVCAKKTGLATSYQCRCGNNFCASHRYAESHDCTFDYKSEGRKLLEQNNPVVTAPKLPKI, from the exons ATGGAAATGAAACAAGGCCTCGGCCTGAATAGTCTTGTCAGGATGGAACTGTACATTGAAACTTTGACCGGGACGGCTTTTGAGCTCCGTGTTTCGCCGTTTGAGACTGTCATGTCTGTCAAAGCAAAGATTCAAAGACTGGAAG GAATTCCCATCTCCCATCAGCATCTGATATGGCAGTCCATAGAACTGGAGGATGATTACTGCCTGCATGATTATCAGATCCACAATGGTGCCACTCTTAAGCTGGTACTGGCCTTGAGGGGTGGGCCCATCAATACACGCAGAA TTCCAGTTGAGGATACAGCTTTGAGGGAAATGGCTGAGTACATGGAAGCCAACAAGGATGAAATCCTGGACAAGTTGCCAGACAACCGTAATGTGACTCTTCTTGTTTTTCGTGAAGGGGatcaacttaatttttttcgaGTAGTGGATCGAGGTGATGGAACATTAACACCTCTGTCAGAAACACTAAG CACATCAGTATACAACCtcaatgaggaggaggaggaagaagaggttCACACTAAagagaaagtggaagaaaatgacaagatgaaagaaaagttgGACCAGCTCAGAATCAACATGGAGAAGATGAGCCTCACCAGAAAG AAAAGACCAAAGCCACCTTCTTCAGGCCGCACCAGTCACTCAGGGACACATCTTCGGCTGCGCCATCTCTCAAGTGGTGGCCATTCATTCAGCAACACATTCAACAAAAATGCCTGCTTGCCACCTGTTGGGCAAACATTTCCCTCTGCAAGCACCACCACTTTGACCACATCCTCAGCAGTGGCAGCTTCATCGGCTGCTGCAGCATTTAGCACCTATTCAGCAGCTGCTGAAAAACTTGCTGaggctgcagctgcagcagctggtgGTGAGGGCAGAGATAAGTCGTCTTCAGCGCCTAGCCTTCTGTTAACAACGGTCAATGCAAGGCACCCCAGTCCTTCCACAGAGGATGCTACTGGAGAGGCAGGAGACTTGTCACAAACTTCTGAGTTGCCGAGACCCAAGTCAGATTTATTAGAATGCAAAACTGGCTCTCCAGTTGCTTTCTCCAGAAAAGATTTGCATACATTAGCTTCTACCTCAGAAAGCTTGCTAACCCATAAGAACTCCATGGGAGATGGAGGGTTGCTGGAAACGCTTGGGGAAGTTCTCAAGAGATCGCCCTTGACAGCTCGGAAGGATATGACTGTTAGTGGTCTACGGGCAGATGGTTTTTCAAGGCCCACAACTTCCAGTCGTTTCCCTGGGGTGGATCGGCGTAAGGAGATTGCTCTTGAGAACCTTACCACAGGAGAAGCACGCACAATGTCTGGGATACTCCGTCAAGCATCTATTGAAAAGCTTGGCACCTCTCATATGGGCACTATTGTTTCTAGTGCTAGCAAGTCCCGTCTCAGCAACTATTGTATCCAAGAGGCCCACATCCCAACCCCTGAGGGTAGAATAATG TCTGGTACAACAAGATTAAGAATGTCAGCAAGTCGAGAAGGGCGGATTATGACCTCATCGCATCGACTGCCACCAGTCAAGGccaaaaagaaagcaagcaaacgTTGCTATGTATGTGCAAAAAAGACAGGATTAGCTACAAGTTACCAATGCAG ATGTGGCAACAACTTTTGTGCCTCACATCGCTATGCAGAATCTCACGACTGTACTTTTGACTACAAGTCTGAGGGTCGCAAGCTGCTAGAACAAAACAATCCTGTTGTCACTGCCCCAAAGTTGCcgaaaatataa
- the LOC112564778 gene encoding sodium/hydrogen exchanger 9B2-like isoform X1: MNSKIENGEIPEVEFEVQEEPVEEDLTKCRKCHTSCLECCRPVLAHHHPLSDNPSLLQRLHFAFLCPPHGRIGACFFVVLVGALWWGVLWSLTGDDALPGGNFFSLLPPFFFLLVWRIPCQLGEATAPLGMLIVGGILGNVPGIDIAKDINQSWGSGARQIALTVILIRAGLGLDPKALRRLSFAVLRLAFSPCLSETVAIGVAAYLILDFPWPWGFMLGFVISAVSPAVVVPSLLSLSERGYGIDKGIPTLVIAAASLDDVLAITGFGVLLGISFSTGDIAWNICKGPLEAVIGIVYGMLGGIILWYIPQKKSRHLLLFRSAMLLGGGMLAVFGSKMVDWAGAGPLGCLTISFVAALRWRSEVPKGKRNPVEGVTGVLWMIFQPLLFGLIGAQVNIASLEPETVGKGIGVLTIGLVVRMVVSFLAVFGTNLNLKERLFIPIAWLPKATVQAAIGSLALDTARDNNKTDLIPLGEQILTLAVLSILMTAPLGAVLIVITGKRLLNQTPDFDPQQRKSIITMAFDQDSLLSLQELNNSTWLTRTGEENDVSQPMIDSSKTTEEKENGNALQDLTARK; encoded by the exons atgaataGTAAGATAGAAAATGGAGAAATTCCCGAGGTTGAATTTGAAGTTCAGGAAGAACCAGTGGAAGAAGACTTGACGAAATGCAGAAAGTGTCACACCAGCTGCCTGGAGTGCTGCAGACCTGTACTGGCACATCACCATCCGCTGTCAGACAACCCCAGTTTGCTTCAGCGCCTGCATTTTGCCTTCCTATGCCCTCCCCATGGTCGGATTGGTGCTTGCTTCTTTGTGGTTTTGGTTGGAGCACTGTGGTGGGGTGTGCTGTGGTCACTCACTGGGGATGATGCCTTGCCTGGAGGCAACttcttctccctccttcctccttttttttttctgctggtgtGGAGGATACCTTGTCAACTTGGTGAAGCTACCGCCCCTTTAG GAATGCTGATTGTAGGAGGAATTCTAGGCAATGTGCCTGGCATTGACATTGCCAAGGACATAAACCAAAGCTGGGGATCTGGAGCTAG gCAAATAGCACTTACTGTCATCCTGATTCGGGCAGGACTGGGACTTGATCCCAAAGCACTTCGACGTCTGTCCTTTGCAGTTCTTCGGCTGGCATTTTCACCTTGCCTATCAGAGACAGTTGCTATTGGTGTTGCTGCATATCTAATACTTGACTTTCCGTGGCCTTGGGGCTTTATGCTGGG GTTTGTAATCTCGGCTGTCTCACCAGCAGTGGTGGTTCCTTCGTTGCTGTCTTTATCAGAACGTGGATATGGGATAGACAAAGGAATACCAACACTTGTAATTGCAGCTGCAAGTCTGGATGATGTGCTTGCCATTACTGGATTTGGTGTTCTGCTgggaatttctttttctacag gtGACATTGCATGGAACATCTGTAAGGGACCTTTGGAGGCAGTTATTGGAATTGTCTATGGAATGCTTGGTGGCATCATCTTGTGGTATATTCCACAAAAGAAGAGT AGACATCTGCTGTTGTTTCGATCTGCAATGTTGTTGGGAGGAGGAATGCTGGCTGTTTTTGGGAGCAAAATGGTGGACTGGGCTGGAGCAGGTCCCTTGGGTTGTCTGACCATTTCCTTTGTGGCTGCCCTCCGTTGGCGATCTGAAGTGCCAAAAGGCAAAAGA AATCCTGTCGAAGGGGTTACAGGTGTCTTGTGGATGATCTTCCAGCCTCTGCTGTTTGGTCTGATTGGGGCGCAGGTCAATATAGCATCTTTGGAACCAGAAACTGTTG GGAAAGGCATTGGTGTCTTGACAATTGGACTGGTAGTACGCATGGTTGTAAGTTTTCTGGCAGTTTTTGGGACTAACCTCAACCTCAAGGAGCGTTTGTTTATTCCTATTGCCTGGCTGCCAAAAGCAACTGTGCAG GCAGCCATTGGTTCCCTTGCACTTGACACGGCAAGAGATAATAACAAAACAGACCTGATTCCACTCGGTGAACAG ATCCTGACACTAGCAGTACTGTCTATTCTCATGACAGCACCACTGGGGGCTGTTCTCATTGTAATCACAGGAAAGAGACTTCTCAATCAGACTCCAGACTTTGACCCTCAGCAGCGGAAAAGCATCATCACAATGGCATTTGACCAAGACAGCTTGCTGTCTCTTCAGGAACTGAACAACAGCACCTGGTTGACAAGAActggagaagaaaatgatgtgtCACAGCCCATGATTGACAGTAGTAAAActactgaagaaaaagaaaatggaaatgcaTTGCAAGATTTGACAGCTAGGAAATGA
- the LOC112564778 gene encoding sodium/hydrogen exchanger 9B2-like isoform X2, producing the protein MNSKIENGEIPEVEFEVQEEPVEEDLTKCRKCHTSCLECCRPVLAHHHPLSDNPSLLQRLHFAFLCPPHGRIGACFFVVLVGALWWGVLWSLTGDDALPGGNFFSLLPPFFFLLVWRIPCQLGEATAPLGMLIVGGILGNVPGIDIAKDINQSWGSGARQIALTVILIRAGLGLDPKALRRLSFAVLRLAFSPCLSETVAIGVAAYLILDFPWPWGFMLGFVISAVSPAVVVPSLLSLSERGYGIDKGIPTLVIAAASLDDVLAITGFGVLLGISFSTGDIAWNICKGPLEAVIGIVYGMLGGIILWYIPQKKSRHLLLFRSAMLLGGGMLAVFGSKMVDWAGAGPLGCLTISFVAALRWRSEVPKGKRNPVEGVTGVLWMIFQPLLFGLIGAQVNIASLEPETVGKGIGVLTIGLVVRMVVSFLAVFGTNLNLKERLFIPIAWLPKATVQAAIGSLALDTARDNNKTDLIPLGEQVLMMAVLAILIAAPIGAVVIALGGPRMLKHCPHTVSFDIEKSFLEGDRVKGLTVNDGTNSTLLPQK; encoded by the exons atgaataGTAAGATAGAAAATGGAGAAATTCCCGAGGTTGAATTTGAAGTTCAGGAAGAACCAGTGGAAGAAGACTTGACGAAATGCAGAAAGTGTCACACCAGCTGCCTGGAGTGCTGCAGACCTGTACTGGCACATCACCATCCGCTGTCAGACAACCCCAGTTTGCTTCAGCGCCTGCATTTTGCCTTCCTATGCCCTCCCCATGGTCGGATTGGTGCTTGCTTCTTTGTGGTTTTGGTTGGAGCACTGTGGTGGGGTGTGCTGTGGTCACTCACTGGGGATGATGCCTTGCCTGGAGGCAACttcttctccctccttcctccttttttttttctgctggtgtGGAGGATACCTTGTCAACTTGGTGAAGCTACCGCCCCTTTAG GAATGCTGATTGTAGGAGGAATTCTAGGCAATGTGCCTGGCATTGACATTGCCAAGGACATAAACCAAAGCTGGGGATCTGGAGCTAG gCAAATAGCACTTACTGTCATCCTGATTCGGGCAGGACTGGGACTTGATCCCAAAGCACTTCGACGTCTGTCCTTTGCAGTTCTTCGGCTGGCATTTTCACCTTGCCTATCAGAGACAGTTGCTATTGGTGTTGCTGCATATCTAATACTTGACTTTCCGTGGCCTTGGGGCTTTATGCTGGG GTTTGTAATCTCGGCTGTCTCACCAGCAGTGGTGGTTCCTTCGTTGCTGTCTTTATCAGAACGTGGATATGGGATAGACAAAGGAATACCAACACTTGTAATTGCAGCTGCAAGTCTGGATGATGTGCTTGCCATTACTGGATTTGGTGTTCTGCTgggaatttctttttctacag gtGACATTGCATGGAACATCTGTAAGGGACCTTTGGAGGCAGTTATTGGAATTGTCTATGGAATGCTTGGTGGCATCATCTTGTGGTATATTCCACAAAAGAAGAGT AGACATCTGCTGTTGTTTCGATCTGCAATGTTGTTGGGAGGAGGAATGCTGGCTGTTTTTGGGAGCAAAATGGTGGACTGGGCTGGAGCAGGTCCCTTGGGTTGTCTGACCATTTCCTTTGTGGCTGCCCTCCGTTGGCGATCTGAAGTGCCAAAAGGCAAAAGA AATCCTGTCGAAGGGGTTACAGGTGTCTTGTGGATGATCTTCCAGCCTCTGCTGTTTGGTCTGATTGGGGCGCAGGTCAATATAGCATCTTTGGAACCAGAAACTGTTG GGAAAGGCATTGGTGTCTTGACAATTGGACTGGTAGTACGCATGGTTGTAAGTTTTCTGGCAGTTTTTGGGACTAACCTCAACCTCAAGGAGCGTTTGTTTATTCCTATTGCCTGGCTGCCAAAAGCAACTGTGCAG GCAGCCATTGGTTCCCTTGCACTTGACACGGCAAGAGATAATAACAAAACAGACCTGATTCCACTCGGTGAACAG GTTTTAATGATGGCTGTATTGGCCATTTTGATAGCAGCACCTATTGGTGCTGTTGTCATTGCACTGGGAGGGCCACGGATGCTGAAACATTGTCCACACACAGTTTCTTTTGATATTGAGAAGTCCTTTTTGGAAGGGGATAGGGTGAAGGGTCTAACAGTGAATGATGGGACGAATTCAACACTTctcccacaaaaataa
- the LOC112564766 gene encoding AN1-type zinc finger protein 4-like isoform X2: protein MAEYMEANKDEILDKLPDNRNVTLLVFREGDQLNFFRVVDRGDGTLTPLSETLSTSVYNLNEEEEEEEVHTKEKVEENDKMKEKLDQLRINMEKMSLTRKKRPKPPSSGRTSHSGTHLRLRHLSSGGHSFSNTFNKNACLPPVGQTFPSASTTTLTTSSAVAASSAAAAFSTYSAAAEKLAEAAAAAAGGEGRDKSSSAPSLLLTTVNARHPSPSTEDATGEAGDLSQTSELPRPKSDLLECKTGSPVAFSRKDLHTLASTSESLLTHKNSMGDGGLLETLGEVLKRSPLTARKDMTVSGLRADGFSRPTTSSRFPGVDRRKEIALENLTTGEARTMSGILRQASIEKLGTSHMGTIVSSASKSRLSNYCIQEAHIPTPEGRIMSGTTRLRMSASREGRIMTSSHRLPPVKAKKKASKRCYVCAKKTGLATSYQCRCGNNFCASHRYAESHDCTFDYKSEGRKLLEQNNPVVTAPKLPKI from the exons ATGGCTGAGTACATGGAAGCCAACAAGGATGAAATCCTGGACAAGTTGCCAGACAACCGTAATGTGACTCTTCTTGTTTTTCGTGAAGGGGatcaacttaatttttttcgaGTAGTGGATCGAGGTGATGGAACATTAACACCTCTGTCAGAAACACTAAG CACATCAGTATACAACCtcaatgaggaggaggaggaagaagaggttCACACTAAagagaaagtggaagaaaatgacaagatgaaagaaaagttgGACCAGCTCAGAATCAACATGGAGAAGATGAGCCTCACCAGAAAG AAAAGACCAAAGCCACCTTCTTCAGGCCGCACCAGTCACTCAGGGACACATCTTCGGCTGCGCCATCTCTCAAGTGGTGGCCATTCATTCAGCAACACATTCAACAAAAATGCCTGCTTGCCACCTGTTGGGCAAACATTTCCCTCTGCAAGCACCACCACTTTGACCACATCCTCAGCAGTGGCAGCTTCATCGGCTGCTGCAGCATTTAGCACCTATTCAGCAGCTGCTGAAAAACTTGCTGaggctgcagctgcagcagctggtgGTGAGGGCAGAGATAAGTCGTCTTCAGCGCCTAGCCTTCTGTTAACAACGGTCAATGCAAGGCACCCCAGTCCTTCCACAGAGGATGCTACTGGAGAGGCAGGAGACTTGTCACAAACTTCTGAGTTGCCGAGACCCAAGTCAGATTTATTAGAATGCAAAACTGGCTCTCCAGTTGCTTTCTCCAGAAAAGATTTGCATACATTAGCTTCTACCTCAGAAAGCTTGCTAACCCATAAGAACTCCATGGGAGATGGAGGGTTGCTGGAAACGCTTGGGGAAGTTCTCAAGAGATCGCCCTTGACAGCTCGGAAGGATATGACTGTTAGTGGTCTACGGGCAGATGGTTTTTCAAGGCCCACAACTTCCAGTCGTTTCCCTGGGGTGGATCGGCGTAAGGAGATTGCTCTTGAGAACCTTACCACAGGAGAAGCACGCACAATGTCTGGGATACTCCGTCAAGCATCTATTGAAAAGCTTGGCACCTCTCATATGGGCACTATTGTTTCTAGTGCTAGCAAGTCCCGTCTCAGCAACTATTGTATCCAAGAGGCCCACATCCCAACCCCTGAGGGTAGAATAATG TCTGGTACAACAAGATTAAGAATGTCAGCAAGTCGAGAAGGGCGGATTATGACCTCATCGCATCGACTGCCACCAGTCAAGGccaaaaagaaagcaagcaaacgTTGCTATGTATGTGCAAAAAAGACAGGATTAGCTACAAGTTACCAATGCAG ATGTGGCAACAACTTTTGTGCCTCACATCGCTATGCAGAATCTCACGACTGTACTTTTGACTACAAGTCTGAGGGTCGCAAGCTGCTAGAACAAAACAATCCTGTTGTCACTGCCCCAAAGTTGCcgaaaatataa
- the LOC112564824 gene encoding redox-regulatory protein FAM213A-like, producing MKTCSWFLGVAGLTASFAVLCNLPVNPFILQPEPATLAYLADITLQTLDLMPRKFKAKELWEASGAVIMVVRRPGCLLCREEALELSKLKAELTLRHVPLYAVVHESLGVEQFSPFFKGDGIFLDAEKHFYGPVERRMFLSGLLRATVWKNIIRSWKRGVNGNLEGEGRILGGMFVVGPADQGILYEHREKEFGDMASISDIAAAVRKIK from the exons ATGAAAACATGCAGCTGGTTTTTAGGTGTTGCTGGGTTAACAGCTAGTTTTGCAGTACTGTGCAATCTGCCAGTTAACCCGTTTATCCTACAACCAGAGCCTGCTACCTTGGCATATCTTGCTGATATAACTTTACAAACACTGGATCTCATGCCACGAAAATTCAAG gCTAAAGAACTTTGGGAAGCCTCAGGTGCTGTGATTATGGTAGTCCGTCGGCCAGGATGCTTACTTTGCCGTGAG GAAGCACTTGAACTGTCAAAACTGAAAGCCGAACTGACCCTGAGACATGTTCCACTATATGCTGTGGTCCATGAATCACTGGGTGTGGAGCAGTTCTCCCCCTTCTTCAAAGGTGATGGAATTTTCCTTGATGCTGAG AAACATTTCTATGGTCCAGTGGAAAGGCGCATGTTTTTATCTGGCTTACTGAGAGCCACAGTATGGAAAAACATCATTCGCAGTTGGAAGAGGGGTGTGAATGGTAACCTTGAAGGCGAGGGAAGAATTCTTGGTG GTATGTTTGTTGTTGGCCCAGCAGACCAAGGCATTTTGTATGAGCACAGGGAGAAAGAGTTTGGGGACATGGCAAGCATCTCCGACATAGCAGCAGCAGTGAGAAAAATTAAATAG
- the LOC112564841 gene encoding bolA-like protein 2, whose product MGVSKDVIEEKLKENLEATHIEVEDMSDGCGAKFQVLVVSPKFRDVKPAIKRHRLVHAALEDEMKKIHAIQLKTLAPEEWEEQKQS is encoded by the exons ATGGGGGTGTCGAAGGATGTTATAGAAGAAAAACTTAAGGAGAACCTGGAAGCAACGCATATT GAAGTTGAAGATATGTCAGATGGATGTGGAGCAAAATTTCAAGTTTTGGTTGTTTCACCAAAGTTCAGAGATGTCAAACCAGCCATCAAAAGACATAG ACTAGTGCATGCAGCCCTTGaagatgaaatgaagaaaatacatGCCATTCAGCTGAAGACTCTGGCACCAGAAGAATGGGAAGAACAGAAGCAGTCCTAA